A region of the Rhizobium binae genome:
TCGGCGCGGTCCGCCTCATCGACCTTCCGACATCTTCTCACGGCAGGCGAGGCGAAGGGACTGGGTCGCGGCCTCTCGTTTCCCCTTCTCCTCGGAGAAGAGATTTGCCGCGCCGTCTCCGTCCCTTGCCAGCTCTTGCCTGGCACGCAACACCGAGGAAGGGATGAAGCTTGAGCCTCACATCCCCTGCGCGCCGCGGTTCATCGCCGCAATACCGGTACGGCAGACCTCGATCAGGCCGAGCGGCTTCATGATCGCCACGAACTGGTCGATCTTCGACGACTTGCCGGTGATCTCCAGAATGAAGTGATCAATCGTCGCATCCACCACCTTGGCGTGGAAGGCGTCGGCAAGCCGCAGCGTCTCGGCGCGCGTCTCGCCCTCGCCGATGACCTTGACCAGCGCCACTTCACGCTCGATCGGTCGTTCCTGGCCGAGCTCGCGGGCGCGCACCGTCAGGTCGACGACGCGATGCACCGGCACGATGCGATCGAGCTGCGCCTTGATCTGCTCCAGCACGTGCGGCGTGCCGCGCGTGACGATGGTGATGCGCGAAAGATGCGCCTGATGCTCCGTCTCCGAAACCGTCAGGCTTTCGATATTGTAGCCGCGGCCGGAGAACAGGCCGAT
Encoded here:
- the ilvN gene encoding acetolactate synthase small subunit, yielding MNAHLQPTGSAYFISPETTAVESHTLSVLVDNEPGVLARVIGLFSGRGYNIESLTVSETEHQAHLSRITIVTRGTPHVLEQIKAQLDRIVPVHRVVDLTVRARELGQERPIEREVALVKVIGEGETRAETLRLADAFHAKVVDATIDHFILEITGKSSKIDQFVAIMKPLGLIEVCRTGIAAMNRGAQGM